The DNA sequence TACGTAGTCTGAACTAAGTGTTGCGTATACGATCAGGTCGACATCCTCCGCATTCATGCCAGCTACTTCCAGCGCTTGCTGAGAAGCTTTGGCCGCCATTGTATAGTTTTTCTCATTACTAAGGTCAGCATATCTTCTTTCTTTAATACCTGAACGCTCAGTAATCCATTCGTCGCTTGTAGTTATTATTTTTGAAAGGTCATCGTTGGTCACGACCTTCTCTGGTACGTAATACCCCAACCCTACAATCTTAGATCTCTTCATTATTCTAATATAGTTAGTGTAATAGTGTTGATTTGGTTAGAAACCTTAAAATAATTGTCGAAAAAATACAAAAAATTTCAAACCATGAAGATAAATCAGTGTTTTATTACGTAAATCACCAATTTACTTGTGTTCTAACCATACGGATACTGTCTTTTACACTATTTCAAATATTCGGCTAACAATACCTTCATTTCTTGTTGCAAAGTTTGAGCAGCATTTTGTGCTTGCTCATCAAAGTCTTCTCCATTTGAAGCATAGATGATGCCACGAGAAGAGTTCACCAATAGACCGCAATGGTCGTTCATGCCATATTTAGCAACACTAGCCAAATCACCTCCTTGAGCACCAACACCAGGTACCAACAAGAAATGATCAGGAGCATACTTTCTGATATCCAATAGGCTTTCAGCTCTTGTCGCACCTACCACGTACATCAATTGATCTGTACTTCCCCATTCCTGGCTTTTTGTCAGTACCTCTTCAAATAGGCGTTTTCCGTTCGTCAGTTCATGCATCTGGAAGTCCAGTCCACCTTGGTTAGAAGTCAGGGCCAGAAGAATTACCCATTTGTTGTCAAACTCAAGGAATGGTGTAACAGAGTCATTACCCATATATGGAGCTACTGTTACGGAGTCAAAGTTCATGTTCTCGAAAAATGCCTGTGCATACATGCGGGAAGTGTTTCCGATATCACCTCTTTTGGCATCTGCAATTGTGAAGATATCTTTTGGGATATATTCCAATGTCTTTTGAAGACTTTCCCA is a window from the Limibacter armeniacum genome containing:
- the pyrF gene encoding orotidine-5'-phosphate decarboxylase, coding for MTRKELFEQIKKKESFLCVGLDTDLSKIPPHLLDTKDPIFEFNKQIIDATADYCVAYKPNIAFYECLGAKGWESLQKTLEYIPKDIFTIADAKRGDIGNTSRMYAQAFFENMNFDSVTVAPYMGNDSVTPFLEFDNKWVILLALTSNQGGLDFQMHELTNGKRLFEEVLTKSQEWGSTDQLMYVVGATRAESLLDIRKYAPDHFLLVPGVGAQGGDLASVAKYGMNDHCGLLVNSSRGIIYASNGEDFDEQAQNAAQTLQQEMKVLLAEYLK